From one Lycium barbarum isolate Lr01 chromosome 6, ASM1917538v2, whole genome shotgun sequence genomic stretch:
- the LOC132599652 gene encoding heat stress transcription factor B-4b-like yields the protein MVSPIGGEEMIFTLQDSQRAMPAPFLTKTYNLVDDPSSDHIVSWGEYQTTFIVWRPPEFAMDLLPNYFKHNNFSSFVRQLNTYGFRKIVPDRWEFANEHFKKGQKHLLCEIQRRKSTTQQLHHLTPYNEYITRSIYHQETQSPSSVDHDILLTLTQDNQRLRKRNILLLSELAYMKNLYNDLIYFIQNHVKPVEQESPLLLCNEGLNQKIIDHHHHEQVNIEDHEGPKSDCVKLFGVSLCGKKRLNHEIRIDQEVLEC from the exons ATGGTTTCTCCCATTGGTGGTGAAGAGATGATTTTTACATTGCAAGATTCCCAAAGGGCAATGCCTGCACCTTTCTTGACAAAAACATATAACCTAGTGGATGATCCAAGTAGTGATCACATTGTTTCATGGGGTGAATATCAAACCACTTTTATTGTGTGGAGACCTCCTGAGTTTGCTATGGATCTTCTTCCCAACTACTTTAAACACAACAATTTCTCCAGCTTTGTTAGGCAGCTCAATACTTAT GGATTTAGAAAGATAGTTCCAGATAGATGGGAGTTTGCAAATGAACATTTTAAGAAAGGGCAGAAACATTTACTTTGTGAGATTCAAAGAAGAAAGAGTACAACTCAACAATTACACCATTTGACACCCTACAATGAATACATCACAAGAAGCATCTATCACCAAGAAACACAAAGCCCTAGCAGTGTTGATCATGATATCCTTTTGACACTCACACAAGACAACCAAAGGCTAAGGAAAAGGAACATTTTACTATTATCTGAACTAGCTTACATGAAGAATCTCTACAATGACCTTATCTATTTCATTCAGAATCATGTCAAACCAGTTGAGCAAGAATCCCCTTTGCTTTTATGTAATGAAGGTCTGAATCAGAAAATCattgatcatcatcatcatgaacaagtaaatattgaagatcatGAAGGGCCAAAGAGTGATTGTGTAAAGTTGTTTGGAGTGAGTTTATGTGGGAAAAAGAGATTGAACCATGAAATTAGGATTGATCAAGAAGTATTAGAATGTTGA